Genomic segment of Streptomyces longhuiensis:
GATCGTTTACGGGCAAACGTCTCAGAGGCGAAAATCACGATACGGAGTCAGGTCTTCCGTCCGGTACGTCCCTGGGTTTGAATGCGTGGGCTCGTGACCCGAGACTTAAGGATTCGTCCATGACCTCGCAACCCTCCCTTGCGAAGGCCGACCAGGCGCCCCACAATCCTGGAGATTCACAGCCTGACAGCGGTCAGACCGGAAATAACGGTCCCGACCAGCTGAAGGCCGGACTCAAGAACCGACACCTGTCGATGATCGCCATCGGCGGTGTGATCGGTGCCGGCCTCTTCGTCGGCTCCGGCTCGGGCATCGCCAAGGCCGGACCCGCCATCCTCATCTCGTACGCCCTCGTCGGCCTCATGGTCGTCATGGTGATGCGGATGCTCGGCGAGATGGCCGCCGCACGGCCCTCTTCCGGCTCCTTCTCCGCCTACGCCGACCAGGCGCTCGGCCGCTGGGCCGGCTTCTCCATCGGCTGGCTGTACTGGTTCTTCTGGGTCGTCGTCCTCGCGGTCGAGGCCACCGCCGGCGCGGTGATCCTCAACGGCTGGGTACCGGCCGTGCCGCAGTGGGGCTGGGCCCTGATCGTGATGGTCGTCCTGACCGCGACGAACCTGGCCTCGGTCGCCTCGTACGGCGAGTTCGAGTTCTGGTTCGCGGGCATCAAGGTCGTCGCGATCGGCGGGTTCGTGATCATCGGTCTGCTCGCCGTGTTCGGCGTGCTGCCGGGCTCGGACAATCCGGGTGCCGGGTTCGCACACCTGACGGACGCGGGCGGATTCATGCCCAACGGCGCCGGGTCGATCCTCACCGGCGTCCTCATGGTCGTCTTCTCCTTCATGGGCAGCGAGATCGTCACGCTGGCCGCCGGCGAGTCCGAGGACCCGCAGCGTGCCGTCACCAAGGCCACGAACAGCGTGATCTGGCGCATCGGCGTCTTCTACCTCGGTTCGATCTTCATCGTCCTGACGCTGCTGCCGTGGAACGACAAGTCGATCACCAAGGACGGCTCGTACGTCGCGGCCCTGAACTCGATCGGCATCCCCCACGCCGGTCAGGTCATGAACGTCATCGTGCTGACGGCCGTGCTCTCGTGCCTGAACTCCGGGCTCTACACCGCCTCCCGCATGGCGTTCTCGCTCGGTCAGCGCGGTGACGCGCCGAAGGCGTTCGCCAAGACCAACAAGCGGGGCGTGCCGCAGGCCGCGATTCTCGGCTCGGTCGTCTTCGGCTTCGTCGCCGTCTGGTTCAACTACCAGTGGCCGGACACCGTCTTCAACTTCCTGCTGAACTCCTCCGGCGCCGTCGCCCTCTTCGTCTGGCTCGTCATCTGCTTCACGCAGCTGAAGATGCGCGGAATGATCCTGCGCGAGCAGCCCGAGAAGCTCGTCGTGAAGATGTGGCTCTTCCCCTATCTGACGTGGGCGACGATCGCGATGATCTCGTTCGTGCTCGTCTACATGCTCACCGACGACGCCGGCCGCGAGCAGGTCGTCCTGTCGCTGCTCGTGGCGGCCCTGGTGGTCGGTTTCGCGCTGGTGCGTGAGCAGATACAGAAGCGCAAGAAGGTCTCCGCCTGACCCGTCCGGGCCATCCCGGAAAGGTCTCAGCAGAAAA
This window contains:
- a CDS encoding amino acid permease, producing the protein MTSQPSLAKADQAPHNPGDSQPDSGQTGNNGPDQLKAGLKNRHLSMIAIGGVIGAGLFVGSGSGIAKAGPAILISYALVGLMVVMVMRMLGEMAAARPSSGSFSAYADQALGRWAGFSIGWLYWFFWVVVLAVEATAGAVILNGWVPAVPQWGWALIVMVVLTATNLASVASYGEFEFWFAGIKVVAIGGFVIIGLLAVFGVLPGSDNPGAGFAHLTDAGGFMPNGAGSILTGVLMVVFSFMGSEIVTLAAGESEDPQRAVTKATNSVIWRIGVFYLGSIFIVLTLLPWNDKSITKDGSYVAALNSIGIPHAGQVMNVIVLTAVLSCLNSGLYTASRMAFSLGQRGDAPKAFAKTNKRGVPQAAILGSVVFGFVAVWFNYQWPDTVFNFLLNSSGAVALFVWLVICFTQLKMRGMILREQPEKLVVKMWLFPYLTWATIAMISFVLVYMLTDDAGREQVVLSLLVAALVVGFALVREQIQKRKKVSA